A genome region from Salvia splendens isolate huo1 chromosome 19, SspV2, whole genome shotgun sequence includes the following:
- the LOC121778823 gene encoding F-box/FBD/LRR-repeat protein At3g52680-like isoform X1, translating into MAKRLRRRLQVEDDYTFQGDRISMLPDDILLLILSCLSLKEAIRSSLLCSRWRNLWIFLPKLDLDLDSTTILLQYHRKAYNITKLRSDYVRWVDRIFTILPNSSTNLVRFKVAFDLPLSFSGCVDYWVNSALRRKVESLDLILNTYAYSPEEFYYFPYHKGNFPDNLKLLKRLSLHCVNVSDAAVACLLGNCVLLEQLSLSRCGRMLSSLEVGGTLPVFKCLEISQCPSLSLVVVRDSNIVCIKYAGLGRRHCRFELVGVPRLTQLWIQAAHGQDWNFYIRSIRGIIDMFDSVLPQLHTLKIYYNYKITCNDTLQSMMPNLKELVVVVESEFSDNCSLVPIIKWFSVAPCLQRFVLEASHQDETNAKINELWGPKRDYLINGSDYHVSEINNNNEVQLAYSHIKEVEFFGYRGVRNHLQMISWLVRHGVALERIVVDPRSFEIRPNMPWDRISRIQMDDEIIARKLAKKQLRHVNSRINVNIL; encoded by the exons ATGGCTAAAAGGCTACGGAGGCGACTACAAGTCGAAGATGACTACACG TTTCAGGGTGATCGAATTAGCATGCTTCCTGACGATATATTATTGTTAATATTATCTTGTTTGAGCTTGAAAGAAGCTATAAGAAGTAGCTTACTTTGCTCTCGATGGAGGAACTTGTGGATCTTCTTACCCAAACTAGATCTTGATCTGGATTCGACAACAATACTACTACAATACCACCGGAAAGCTTATAACATCACCAAGTTAAGAAGCGATTATGTTAGATGGGTTGATCGCATATTCACCATACTCCCAAATTCCTCCACTAACCTTGTCAGATTTAAAGTGGCGTTCGATTTACCTTTATCTTTTAGTGGATGTGTCGATTATTGGGTTAACTCCGCTTTGAGGAGAAAGGTTGAGAGTCTTGATTTGATCTTGAATACCTACGCCTACTCACCAGAAGAGTTTTACTATTTCCCATACCATAAAGGGAATTTTCCCGACAATCTGAAGCTGCTAAAGAGACTGAGTTTGCATTGTGTGAATGTGAGTGATGCCGCTGTGGCATGTTTGTTGGGAAACTGTGTTCTCCTCGAGCAACTATCCCTGTCCCGGTGTGGAAGAATGCTTTCGTCTCTGGAGGTTGGTGGGACGCTGCCGGTGTTCAAATGCCTAGAAATCAGCCAGTGCCCTAGCCTCTCTTTAGTTGTTGTTCGTGATTCTAATATTGTCTGCATCAAGTACGCTGGTCTGGGTAGACGACATTGTCGTTTCGAGCTAGTCGGTGTTCCTCGTCTTACTCAGCTCTGGATTCAGGCCGCACACGGCCAGGATTGGAATTTTTATATTAGGAGCATCAGAGGCATTATAGACATGTTTGATTCCGTGCTTCCACAACTACACACGCTCAAGATATACTACAACTACAAAATTACCTGCAAT GACACTTTGCAGAGTATGATGCCTAATCTAAAGGaattggtggtggtggttgagAGTGAGTTCAGTGACAATTGTTCTCTCGTGCCAATAATAAAATGGTTTAGTGTGGCACCTTGTTTGCAAAGATTTGTCCTAGAG GCGTCACACCAAGATGAAACCAATGCAAAAATTAATGAACTGTGGGGACCGAAAAGGGATTACTTGATTAATGGTAGTGATTATCATGTTTCGGAGATTAACAACAATAACGAAGTTCAACTGGCTTATTCTCACATCAAGGAAGTAGAGTTTTTTGGCTATCGTGGTGTGCGTAATCATCTTCAAATGATTAGTTGGTTGGTGCGACACGGTGTTGCACTAGAGAGGATAGTCGTGGATCCACGATCTTTCGAGATACGTCCGAATATGCCATGGGATCGCATTTCTCGAatccaaatggatgatgaaatAATTGCAAGGAAGCTTGCAAAGAAGCAACTTAGACATGTTAATTCAAGAATAAATGTCAACATTCTTTAG
- the LOC121778823 gene encoding putative F-box/LRR-repeat protein At3g44080 isoform X2, with product MAKRLRRRLQVEDDYTFQGDRISMLPDDILLLILSCLSLKEAIRSSLLCSRWRNLWIFLPKLDLDLDSTTILLQYHRKAYNITKLRSDYVRWVDRIFTILPNSSTNLVRFKVAFDLPLSFSGCVDYWVNSALRRKVESLDLILNTYAYSPEEFYYFPYHKGNFPDNLKLLKRLSLHCVNVSDAAVACLLGNCVLLEQLSLSRCGRMLSSLEVGGTLPVFKCLEISQCPSLSLVVVRDSNIVCIKYAGLGRRHCRFELVGVPRLTQLWIQAAHGQDWNFYIRSIRGIIDMFDSVLPQLHTLKIYYNYKITCNDTLQSMMPNLKELVVVVESEFSDNCSLVPIIKWFSVAPCLQRFVLEEVEFFGYRGVRNHLQMISWLVRHGVALERIVVDPRSFEIRPNMPWDRISRIQMDDEIIARKLAKKQLRHVNSRINVNIL from the exons ATGGCTAAAAGGCTACGGAGGCGACTACAAGTCGAAGATGACTACACG TTTCAGGGTGATCGAATTAGCATGCTTCCTGACGATATATTATTGTTAATATTATCTTGTTTGAGCTTGAAAGAAGCTATAAGAAGTAGCTTACTTTGCTCTCGATGGAGGAACTTGTGGATCTTCTTACCCAAACTAGATCTTGATCTGGATTCGACAACAATACTACTACAATACCACCGGAAAGCTTATAACATCACCAAGTTAAGAAGCGATTATGTTAGATGGGTTGATCGCATATTCACCATACTCCCAAATTCCTCCACTAACCTTGTCAGATTTAAAGTGGCGTTCGATTTACCTTTATCTTTTAGTGGATGTGTCGATTATTGGGTTAACTCCGCTTTGAGGAGAAAGGTTGAGAGTCTTGATTTGATCTTGAATACCTACGCCTACTCACCAGAAGAGTTTTACTATTTCCCATACCATAAAGGGAATTTTCCCGACAATCTGAAGCTGCTAAAGAGACTGAGTTTGCATTGTGTGAATGTGAGTGATGCCGCTGTGGCATGTTTGTTGGGAAACTGTGTTCTCCTCGAGCAACTATCCCTGTCCCGGTGTGGAAGAATGCTTTCGTCTCTGGAGGTTGGTGGGACGCTGCCGGTGTTCAAATGCCTAGAAATCAGCCAGTGCCCTAGCCTCTCTTTAGTTGTTGTTCGTGATTCTAATATTGTCTGCATCAAGTACGCTGGTCTGGGTAGACGACATTGTCGTTTCGAGCTAGTCGGTGTTCCTCGTCTTACTCAGCTCTGGATTCAGGCCGCACACGGCCAGGATTGGAATTTTTATATTAGGAGCATCAGAGGCATTATAGACATGTTTGATTCCGTGCTTCCACAACTACACACGCTCAAGATATACTACAACTACAAAATTACCTGCAAT GACACTTTGCAGAGTATGATGCCTAATCTAAAGGaattggtggtggtggttgagAGTGAGTTCAGTGACAATTGTTCTCTCGTGCCAATAATAAAATGGTTTAGTGTGGCACCTTGTTTGCAAAGATTTGTCCTAGAG GAAGTAGAGTTTTTTGGCTATCGTGGTGTGCGTAATCATCTTCAAATGATTAGTTGGTTGGTGCGACACGGTGTTGCACTAGAGAGGATAGTCGTGGATCCACGATCTTTCGAGATACGTCCGAATATGCCATGGGATCGCATTTCTCGAatccaaatggatgatgaaatAATTGCAAGGAAGCTTGCAAAGAAGCAACTTAGACATGTTAATTCAAGAATAAATGTCAACATTCTTTAG
- the LOC121780149 gene encoding uncharacterized protein LOC121780149: MGEAVEECRYWTARRELEKVSPEALRYLETTIDRSQWTMAHDGFRRWGETSTNMAECYNNVLLATRELPIRAIIDITFWRTINWFVNRTTLAKQCQTTLTPWAWELFQKNDRRGRRHHVRPTSIARGTYEVLTYHRGPGRGHNIHVVEYREKICSCGKWQTWRMPCSHIVAVMRERSDDIFSQVDTRYHTDVWIHQYAVACPDDVAGEVLVLMTWQEEFVAELWLTYSDCGCS, from the exons ATGGGTGAAGCAGTTGAGGAGTGTAGATATTGGACTGCAAGACGTGAATTAGAGAAGGTGAGTCCAGAAGCTCTGAGGTACCTCGAAACCACCATAGATAGATCGCAGTGGACTATGGCACACGACGGATTTCGTCGATGGGGTGAGACGTCTACTAACATGGCTGAGTGTTATAACAATGTGTTGTTAGCTACGAGGGAACTGCCAATTAGAGCTATCATTGATATTACATTTTGGAGGACCATCAATTGGTTTGTTAACCGAACGACTCTAGCCAAACAATGTCAGACGACTTTGACACCGTGGGCTTGGGAGTTGTTTCAGAAGAATGACCGTCGAGGGAGACGTCATCATGTTAGGCCTACAAGCATAGCTCGTGGCACTTATGAGGTGCTAACATATCACAGAGGTCCGGGTAGAGGCCATAATATACATGTTGTTGAGTACCGTGAAAAGATTTGCTCATGTGGAAAGTGGCAGACCTGGAGAATGCCTTGCTCTCACATTGTTGCGGTGATGAGAGAACGCAGTGATGACATCTTCAGTCAGGTTGATACCCGATACCATACAGATGTTTGGATTCACCAGTACGCAG ttgcttgtccagaTGATGTTGCAGGAGAAGTTTTAGTCctgatgacgtggcaggaggagtttgtggctgagctatGGCTGACCTATTCtgattgtggatgctcttag